Part of the Sebastes umbrosus isolate fSebUmb1 chromosome 3, fSebUmb1.pri, whole genome shotgun sequence genome is shown below.
ATCTCTTTGACAGATGATGTtttgcaacaacaacagctataaaaacattgttaaatGTGTAATAATGATAGAATCACATTATTGCAGAGGGAAAACAGACAAACATACTTGGACTCCTTGTTTGCCAGTATGAGCTGGAAGACGCCGACACATGCCCCTCTCTTGCCCTCCCAGTAGCTGGAACCTGGGTCCAGTTTCTCCAGTGCATCAAACGCTTTGGCTGCATAGTAGAACTGGCCCATCTGAAACAACAGGCTGTGATCATGAGCACTGGTATGCAACACATTGACTTCCAAGGCACAAATTAAACCACCTCTTTACCAAATGAGCATTTTGTCTCAAGACTTTAATATCCAGAACAATACATGTCTTTGACGCCTGCTTACACTTTTGGTTGCATTTCAAAAATATGGTGAGAAAACTGAGGACAACAGCTAAGCTAAAATGTGCGTATGTAAGTTGTGACCATAATACTCTGTTATAATTGTCACAACTTGCATGAGACAAAAAACAGGCAGGGTGAGAATGAAATTTGCaatttctccatttaaggtgaCAATTTGGGAATCTAGCTCACATATACAATTGACATATTTGAGTTCAGGAAACAGGTATGCGTTGCATTTTGTAGCACAGTACTGAAGGACCCCAGGCTTTAGCAATAAATGACGATATTCTAATAAAGAATCGTCCAGATGAAGACATTAACTGGAACCGAAGACATGAATACTAATTTTTGGTGATTAACTTTCTCTCGATCcactaattgactaattgtttcagcaatAATTCATACATTTACACATGTATTCCCACTTTAGTGGTCACCATGGATGATACGCGAGGCAGAAAACGGAGGATGAATTCACCTTGTagcagtcgttggcaatgaGCTGCAGCAGACTGAAGGAATCGGAGGAAGTGCCCATCTTCAGATAGAGCTCCCAGGCAAGCCGGCCCCTCTGGTTCATTATGTCTGACAAGAACAAGACGAGTGTTCAATAATCCATCATTCACAGCAACATTTAGAGATTTAGATTTGGGAAAATATTAAACGCCTGTGGGCcaagagggggagaaaaatcTTTTAATGGAGATATCCATTTCTTAGAGCTGAGGAGCGTAACAGCGGCTGTGTGCAAGAGTGAACCTACGTTCTTAACAAACCTGAGGCTAGAAATCTGGCAGTGATGTTTGATTCAGATCTCAGGCTCAGTGAACGAGTATAAAGGCTTCCTCAGTCTTGCTTTCTCCAACTTAAGACCTTTGAGTttgattttttatgttttatatcatCAGATCTAGACTATTATAactttttgtctattttttttgtcaacctAAGAAGGCCTGTCCTTTGTACAGCTGGAAATGCATCAAGCCTGTCGGGGAACACTAAGGGACTGGATGATATTGCTCCAGTTCTTGTAATTTCACACTAGttatagtatacagtatgcaAAATGTCAACTCCCAGCCTTCTTGCTGAACAAACACCTCACCAGCAGTCGGGCATTTTGACATGGTATTCTCACGCTGGTGGCCTGATGCATTGAGGATTAATCTAAAGATTTTACTGACACTacaatatttaataaattatcTATAAATCCCTCTGTGGCGAAGCTTAGCCTGAGATCTGtttagagttaaaaaaaaaaaaaactggaccTATGCTCTGATTtcttaaatctttttttcagacacacatttatgtttgttgtttgttttctctcctgttctGAATGATATATTAAAATTGCATTTCTTGCTTAACTGGATTTtataattaatcaatcaataaatctgTTATTATTTCTAGTGCCTCCTAATGTTCTTTTATTTTGCCTTtattcactcttttaaagtttgtatttaaagtttaaatgcaTGTTacaggagcagtgtgtaggatctgatggcatctagcggtgaggacacagattgcaaccaactgaaacttctcccgtgtgccaagcgtgtaggagaacaacagcggccgacgcaaaaacgcatCTGTCGCAAATATCACTatctagaaccagtgtttggtttgtcagttctgggctactgtagaaacatggcagccagcTCCGCGAAGAGgaccgtatgtagatataaattaattctaagttaacgaaaacacaatgttttgtattttcaggtgattacacactaaagaaaacatactattattaatattatattccatttatgccaatagatccccctaaatgttacacactgttcctttaagttgaCAGACGTGTGTATGAATTGGATGGATGCCAATGGATAAATTTGCCTCACAGAAAGATTTTTCTAACGAAATATGCCATCATCAGTACGACTATTATACATACAGCATCGTGCCAGCCAGCTGAGGTAAACATAGTCATTCTTGATCTTTTCACTCTGAATCAGCAGAAAAATctgaaagaaatattaaaatgagaCATGAAACAATAGTCAGTAACTTATCCGTATTGATCAAAGTCTGTAAAAAGCAGTTGTGTAGATGTATGATGATGTAAGATACCTCTTCTGCTTCTTTGTAGTTGCCAAGGGCTGCTTTAGCCTGAGCATAGTTGAAGTTGAATGTATCATCATTATAGAAGTAAccctgaaaaataaaaaagcacaatTATGCCTACACAAAAAGGTTAAGTGTCCACATGTCTAACAAAAAGTGCatacaaaagcacacacagctGAATAAATGTAATGCATCTGTAAAGCACCACTTGTAATCTGAAGTGACACTTGTCTACCGGTGTGTGGGAGTCTTTTTTAAACTCTATCTTACATACTGATACCACAGAAAAAGTAATCGCACTAACACTAACCTTGACGGAGTTTAGATATATGAGAACATCTTCAAACTGTTTCaagaggaagaagcaggagGCCATGCACTGTCTGCCAGGAATAGTGTCTGAAAGGGAgaaaaatgttacacacacacatcctcacagTGTTGCTTTAAAGGCTTATATTGATCAAATCTCTACTCAACGTACCGCATTCGCTGGCCGAGCCTCCGACCAACTGAAAGAACTGTTGAGCAATTTTCAGGTGATCCCTCTGAAAGATAAAAGCgcaacaaaaaatatttgtctctcggaCTCACTTTCAtcacatttgtttgtgtgtgatgaatCATTCAACAGAAATACTCACTGATCCAATTTCTTGTCCCAACGCTGCATTTACCACTCCTTTCAAAATATACTCCTGagaaaataaatgatcaaagtaaaaaaaaaaaaactgattatcTTGATAGAAAacatgagagaaaaaaactagggctttcaaagttaacgcaataataacacattaacgcaaatttgttttaacgccactaatttctttaacatattcacacaatcgatctttcggaggctgtagcaacatagcggactctgtgaagaggacccaatccctatgtagatatgaaggtctCATTCAAAGCTAACGAAAATACAACGATtcctattttcaggtgattatacactaaagaaaacatacttattatatagattccatttctgccaataaatccccctaattgttacacactgttcctttaaaagtaaTAATTCACTTGTgggtaaaatataaaaaagtttATAAATAAGAAGTTTACCAACCATTTGATCTATTTTTTCATTGCTGCTTGAAACCTCATCAAAATCCACTTcaacaagttaaaaaaaaaaagcgataaAAGAGATACAAAAGCCAAACACTCCATCAGTTTCACAAGTTTTCAGATCCAGGTGACATTGAGGTTATTTTGAAGATAAAACACTGAAAAGGCTCTTCAGGTACTCTTAAGTGGAGCGAGGAGAAGAGGTTTATTAACAGGTTTCATTTAATCTGGCATGATCGTGGTTTTCACTGTACATTTTCtttgctgtaaaaaaaagtgaccTTGAATGCAAAATAGCCAATATTAGCACTGGCTGTAGCTAAACAATGTTAGAGTGAAATTGAGCTGATCTGGAGTTTCTTATTGAGACTAAATAGTTACATAGCGCTTAAAAGAACGAGTGTAATATCACTATAAAACCCAATGTCAATGTGAATCCTTACCTGAGGCGTCGTGGGCACCAGATCTTGGATGAGGTTGTAGGCTTCCTGGACGTCATCTGAAAGTATAAAATGGAGCATGTGAATCGAAGAGTTGGGGTAGTTTTTCTCTGAAATCTGACACTTAAAACTACTACTTAACAGCTGCATGAAAAGGGAGATGATGCATTTACTTTACACGTCAGACTTAATAATGAAAAAGAACATCTAAGATAGTTCCCTATACCTTTTCTTAACACCCCAATGATTTTAGACAATATTAAATAAAGCAGAGCATTACATAAACGAGTGTGATGTCATTGTGGTGTATATCATTGtattattttcagatttcttGAAACTTATTAGAGAgtacaattaaagctgcagtgcgtagaaatggagcaaatatgatttaaaaaaagataattttaattaaacggtcactatgtcctgacagtagagcatgagacaggtaatctgaaaaaaatcatgagcctctgtgtcctccagtgctcctaatggcatctgcaagatttcacagacagttTTGCTTGTTCCAAAAAAACTGCAATGCCATGGCTACACACCTTGTCTGAGATAGTAGATGACCAAGTTGAGTCTGGCCTCGGGGATCACATCGATCAAGGGAGGCAGCACCTGCAACGCCCCCTCCCCACCACGAAACACCACCTGCAGTACACAGGGGAGAGATTCAGAGTGTGGAAAAGTAGCATGTAAGTCACTGGTGTAtgcacaaacccacacacatacCCACTCACACAGTTAGAGCTCGAGAAGAGCTTACCAGGTTGTGTCGGATAAGCTCCTTAGCAAACTCAaaggagcaggaggagatgTCGATTAGGTTCTTCAACTCAgcctgagagggagagagagcacacaTAAGTCAAACCTACCACCAGTTACTCTCCTCAAAGAAATGAAAAGGACAAGAAGTCACTGACTCGACTGTAACGGCGCATGCATGGctaataaataaaggtaaaaaatgtaattatttaattttaattttaataaattCTTTAATGAGTTCCTTCTCATTAACAGCTACAGTACTGTGAGCTGTTGATTTAATTACAAATGTCTGCCTTTGTATTATTTGCAGGGTTGGTGGtgttactttaaaaatgtattctgaTACAACTACTAATTACCTGTTAAAAAACGTAATCAGTAACCTAATCCATGTATCATGATATTCAAGTAATGTAACTTGATTACTTTACGTTACTTTTGGACTATCGCAATaccaaatatgcaaataaagcgaagagaaaagaaaaatgctgaaatttcGTCATTATTTTGTACGTAAAGCAGAAAAGAGGAACGACATCACAGTAAAGTACAAGTTCTGCCTTCCAGCCGTGAAAAAGCTGTCATCATCCAAGGACTCGAGTCATTTGGCACATTAGTGTCGCCAGATTTTAACTTGGAGCAGAAGCAGTACccatataaattaaaataactttaCCTGGTTtgtcctgtgttttgtttgctgGACCAGGAACTTGAAGGTCATTTCCTACGAACCGTCTTTTTACGCTGATAAGCCTCTcagcaaaaaggaaaaacttGATGAACTGGAAAGTGCACAAACCATTCTGCTGTGCGATAATTTGCACTGTACTGTTGACCCTCTTTTCTGCTTTACATACAACATAATGGCGAAATGTCCACCCAGTGAAAGCATTTTTTCATTAAAGTTAGAGGCCATTGTGTGAGACTCGTGTCATGAAGTGTTGTAATGGGTGCACATGTGCATGGTAGTATATCgttctttattttaaaatgtattttaaaactgTAATCCTGCTAATAATCCCCATTTTTACTAAATATATTGGTAATCttattacatctttttttctgtaacagTAATGGAATACAGTTACCTTTTTTTGTATCCTAATTATTTAACGCCATTCCATGTAATCCATTACTCCCCAAGCCTGATTTTATATGTTAACATATTGGCGCAAGGTGACAGAACCACAAACTTGGATGTAGAGTTGAAAACAAAGatgaagtgaaataaatatttttttttttttcctttttgaaaagaaattagttttttcattcatttattcattcattcatccccTTTAACCTTTCGGGAGATCTATTCTTACACAGACAGTGACAGACCTCGCTCAcacaaaacttaaaaatgtgtgtaagaaaatgtgaaaacacatcATATGAAGAACAACGAAAATATCAGCCAGGATATGGATATGTGATATGGCAATCACACACTGAGTACCTCAGCAGCCTTGCCATTGTAGAGTCTGAAGTGGTTGCAGGCCTTGAGGTTGAGGGCAATAGTGGAGTCCGGCATGCTCTGCAGGTACACGGCCAACACCTCCTG
Proteins encoded:
- the ttc26 gene encoding intraflagellar transport protein 56 isoform X1, translated to MILSRVKPAVGGETPVSISEKKKKNKTKVPSLEEYLQQRDYLGAFTLLEFQRSIGEKEEHVDLWIGYCAFHLGDYKRSMEEYKSLTMKPDCPAEVWVLLACVLFFLGLYKDAEEAASKGPISPLQNRLLFHLAHKFNDEKRLMGFHQNLEDVTEDQLSLASIHYMRSHYQEAIDIYKRLLLQNKDFLALKVYVALCYYKLDYYDVSQEVLAVYLQSMPDSTIALNLKACNHFRLYNGKAAEAELKNLIDISSCSFEFAKELIRHNLVVFRGGEGALQVLPPLIDVIPEARLNLVIYYLRQDDVQEAYNLIQDLVPTTPQEYILKGVVNAALGQEIGSRDHLKIAQQFFQLVGGSASECDTIPGRQCMASCFFLLKQFEDVLIYLNSVKGYFYNDDTFNFNYAQAKAALGNYKEAEEIFLLIQSEKIKNDYVYLSWLARCYIMNQRGRLAWELYLKMGTSSDSFSLLQLIANDCYKMGQFYYAAKAFDALEKLDPGSSYWEGKRGACVGVFQLILANKESKETLKEVLSLLRNPGNPQVEFIIRALKKWAKDNRVLLS
- the ttc26 gene encoding intraflagellar transport protein 56 isoform X2 translates to MEEYKSLTMKPDCPAEVWVLLACVLFFLGLYKDAEEAASKGPISPLQNRLLFHLAHKFNDEKRLMGFHQNLEDVTEDQLSLASIHYMRSHYQEAIDIYKRLLLQNKDFLALKVYVALCYYKLDYYDVSQEVLAVYLQSMPDSTIALNLKACNHFRLYNGKAAEAELKNLIDISSCSFEFAKELIRHNLVVFRGGEGALQVLPPLIDVIPEARLNLVIYYLRQDDVQEAYNLIQDLVPTTPQEYILKGVVNAALGQEIGSRDHLKIAQQFFQLVGGSASECDTIPGRQCMASCFFLLKQFEDVLIYLNSVKGYFYNDDTFNFNYAQAKAALGNYKEAEEIFLLIQSEKIKNDYVYLSWLARCYIMNQRGRLAWELYLKMGTSSDSFSLLQLIANDCYKMGQFYYAAKAFDALEKLDPGSSYWEGKRGACVGVFQLILANKESKETLKEVLSLLRNPGNPQVEFIIRALKKWAKDNRVLLS